From Microbacterium sp. LWH7-1.2:
GTCAACGTGAAGGGCGACTGAACGGAGGCAGCGACCCGACCGCTCCTCGAAGCGGCCGGGCCGCTGCCCCACAGACGTCGACGTCAGTGGTCGCGGTGATCCTCGGGGTGCAGGCGCGCGCCACGACGAGGTTCGCGCACACCGCTGGCGCCGATGAGACGGATGACGCGCTGACGCTGGCCCGGCCACGTGGCCAGGAGCTGCAGCATCCCCTCGTCGTCCGTCCGGTGACCGGTCAGCGCGTAGCCGACCTCGTGAGCCACGTGGTAGTCGCCGACGCTCACGGCGTCGGGATCGCCGAGTGCCCGGATGCGCGTCTCAGCCGAGGTCCACGGGCCGATGCCCGGCTGGCTGATCAGCACGCGGTCGACGGCCTCGCCGTCTTCGGCGGCCAGCACGGTGCGCACGATGGCGTCGCCGCGTCGCGCCGCGCGCACGACCGTCTGGGACTGCGGCGGCTCGAGGCCCGCACGGTGCCAGACCCACGATGGGACATGCTGCCAGCCGTCGATCGTGGGCGGCGCGAACATCGGCGCCGGCGTCGGGCCGGGGGCGCGCTCGCCGCACCAGGTGACGACGCGCCGCCACGCGCCGAACGCCTGCATGCCGGTGACCTTCTGCTCGAAGATCGCGCTCGCCAGCGCGTCGAACACGAGGTCGGTGCGCGAGAGGCGCAGGCCCGGATGGCGGTGATGGGCGTCGGCGATGAGCGGATGCTGCGACGCATCGAAGTCGCCGA
This genomic window contains:
- a CDS encoding DNA-3-methyladenine glycosylase 2 family protein, with product MTTSLSRIPRTRDAERFGPRAATRDPRPDHGRPLETEYRPRHPLDLRRTVLYQRHGAGDPTMTVSGSVIWRVSRTPAGIATLAIRETHPGVIRGAAWGPGREWALAQLPALCGADDDLGDFDASQHPLIADAHHRHPGLRLSRTDLVFDALASAIFEQKVTGMQAFGAWRRVVTWCGERAPGPTPAPMFAPPTIDGWQHVPSWVWHRAGLEPPQSQTVVRAARRGDAIVRTVLAAEDGEAVDRVLISQPGIGPWTSAETRIRALGDPDAVSVGDYHVAHEVGYALTGHRTDDEGMLQLLATWPGQRQRVIRLIGASGVREPRRGARLHPEDHRDH